The following proteins come from a genomic window of Trifolium pratense cultivar HEN17-A07 linkage group LG4, ARS_RC_1.1, whole genome shotgun sequence:
- the LOC123923964 gene encoding PI-PLC X domain-containing protein At5g67130-like isoform X1, whose translation MFSHYRSKCREVTTTMFFFLPLISSLFFTSSTACSNGNCQVLEACSAATDCGSGLFCGNCPASGLNQPICTRGQPILPTSTVSGLPFNKYSWIVTHNAFSIVDSPPLPGVQRLTFYNQEDSVTNQLRNGVRGLMLDMYDFENDIWLCHSFQGKCFNFTAFQLAINTLKEVEAFLTQNPTEIVTIIIEDYVHTPKGLTNLFTRAGLDKYWFPVSKMPKKGDDWPTVTEMVQANHRLIVFTSDASKEAAEGIAYQWKHMVENECKQAQYHFHVYIYIYRTYMICNQNLIIHLLSAGDPGVQKGSCPHRKESKALNSKSSSLFLMNYFPTYPVQADSCKEHSAPLAEMVNTCYKAAGNVVPNFIAVNFYMRSDGGGVFDIVDKMNGHSVCGCSTIAACQAGASFGSCKNISVPSTSPVSSTGGSGSFTGSVQFSKSASPIHYPNSALVLFYIMLIAVSLKL comes from the exons ATGTTTTCACATTACCGTTCAAAATGCAGAGAAGTTACCACCACCATGTTCTTCTTTTTACCACTCATCTCTTCCCTTTTCTTCACCTCTTCCACCGCTTGCTCTAACGGCAATTGTCAG GTTTTGGAAGCATGTTCTGCTGCTACGGATTGTGGGTCGGGTCTTTTTTGTGGTAATTGTCCTGCTTCGGGTTTGAACCAACCCATCTGCACTAGAGGGCAGCCTATACTTCCTACATCCACT GTGAGTGGATTGCCCTTTAACAAGTATTCATGGATAGTGACTCATAATGCCTTCAGCATTGTGGATTCGCCGCCTTTGCCTGGTGTTCAGAGACTAACGTTTTATAATCAAGAAGACAGTGTAACTAATCAGTTGAGG AATGGAGTGCGAGGACTAATGCTGGATATGTATGACTTTGAAAATGATATCTGGCTCTGTCATTCGTTTCAAGGGAAATGCTTTAACTTCACTGCCTTT CAACTTGCAATCAATACATTGAAAGAAGTGGAAGCATTCTTGACACAAAATCCAACCGAGATTGTTACCATCATAATTGAAGATTATGTGCATACTCCAAAGGGGTTGACTAATCTGTTCACACGTGCTGGACTCGATAAATATTGGTTTCCCGTGTCCAAGATGCCAAAAAAGGGTGATGATTGGCCCACTGTAACCGAGATGGTTCAAGCGAATCACCGACTTATTGTTTTCACTTCTGATGCTTCAAAGGAAGCTGCAGAAGGAATTGCTTATCAATGGAAGCACATGGTTGAAAATGAGTGTAAGCAAGCACAATATCATTTCCAcgtgtacatatatatatatcgtaCATACATGATTTGTAATCAAAACCTCATAATTCACTTGCTTTCAGCTGGAGACCCTGGAGTTCAAAAAGGTTCTTGTCCACATAGGAAAGAATCAAAGGCATTAAATTCTAAAAGTTCATCGCTTTTCTTGATGAATTACTTTCCAACATATCCAGTTCAAGCTGACTCGTGCAAAGAGCATTCTGCTCCACTTGCTGAGATGGTGAATACATGTTATAAAGCTGCAGGAAATGTGGTGCCTAACTTCATAGCTGTTAACTTTTACATG AGGAGTGATGGAGGTGGTGTTTTTGATATCGTGGATAAAATGAACGGCCACTCAGTGTGTGGATGTAGTACAATTGCTGCTTGCCAG GCAGGTGCATCTTTTGGTTCTTGCAAGAATATTTCTGTACCTAGTACCAGTCCGGTGAGTAGCACTGGTGGTAGTGGAAGCTTTACTGGATCTGTTCAGTTCTCTAAATCTGCTTCGCCCATCCATTATCCGAATTCCGCACTTGTCTTGTTTTACATCATGCTTATTGCAGTCTCGTTGAAACTGTGA
- the LOC123923409 gene encoding uncharacterized acetyltransferase At3g50280-like, with translation MDSVKVISTTTIKAPIHNSTTCDSHQIINLTPWDLQFLPLGTIQKGLLFHQPIPIPNQINHLKHTLSTTLSFFPPLTGRLIITTTTTTTTTPNNTSCSIICNNLGVLFIHAKANNTSVTDILQPNNIPPIVHSFFPLNGVKNYQATSEPILAIQLTELTNGIFIGFTLNHVVSDGKSFWHFVNSWSQISKDSHKLPKLPSLQRWFPNNIQTPILFPFTITESESQDQRSKLPERIFHFTKAKLEELKSKANEEIKTEKTKISSLQALLSHVWRSIIRCKKLDPQEDFRYVLIIGVRPRMNPPLNEDYFGNAAMIGDVRMKVGEILECGIGKVALEMNKMILLHSDEKIKNDYECWLRMPRLFSISGLTSCNSLGTSSSPRFDVYGNDFGWGKPVAVRSGGANKSNGKITLFAGVDEGSIDVEVCLSYEILEALGNDNEFVVPISE, from the coding sequence ATGGATTCAGTCAAAGTAATATCCACAACTACAATCAAAGCACCAATTCACAACTCAACAACTTGTGATTCTCATCAAATAATCAACTTAACACCATGGGATCTTCAATTCCTCCCACTTGGTACCATCCAAAAAGGCCTTCTTTTCCACCAACCAATTCCAATCCCAAACCAAATCAACCACCTCAAACATACCCTTTCCACCACTCTCTCTTTTTTCCCACCCTTAACTGGCCGTCTCAtaatcaccaccaccaccaccaccaccaccacaccCAACAATACTTCATGTTCCATCATTTGTAACAACCTTGGTGTTCTCTTTATTCACGCCAAAGCAAACAACACATCCGTAACCGACATTCTTCAACCGAACAACATTCCTCCAATTGTTCACTCATTTTTCCCACTTAACGGCGTTAAAAACTACCAAGCCACTTCAGAGCCAATTCTAGCTATCCAATTAACAGAGTTAACTAACGGTATCTTCATTGGTTTCACTCTTAACCACGTTGTTTCTGACGGTAAATCGTTTTGGCATTTCGTTAATTCTTGGTCACAAATCTCAAAAGATTCTCACAAATTACCCAAACTACCCTCACTTCAACGTTGGTTCCCAAACAACATTCAAACTCCAATACTCTTCCCTTTCACTATAACAGAATCAGAATCACAAGATCAACGGTCGAAACTTCCCGAAAGGATCTTCCATTTTACGAAAGCAAAACTAGAAGAACTGAAATCAAAAGCTAATGAAGAAATCAAAACAGAGAAAACTAAAATATCTTCGCTTCAAGCGCTATTATCTCACGTTTGGCGTTCGATTATTCGATGCAAAAAACTCGATCCACAAGAAGATTTTCGGTATGTGTTGATAATAGGAGTTAGACCAAGGATGAATCCGCCACTCAACGAGGATTATTTTGGAAATGCTGCAATGATTGGTGATGTGAGGATGAAAGTAGGGGAAATTCTGGAATGTGGAATTGGAAAAGTTGCTTTGGAGATGAATAAGATGATTTTGTTACATTCTGATGAGAAAATTAAGAATGATTATGAGTGTTGGTTGAGAATGCCGAGGTTGTTTTCGATTAGTGGTTTGACGAGTTGTAATTCGTTGGGGACGAGTAGTTCTCCGAGGTTTGATGTTTATGGTAATGATTTTGGTTGGGGGAAGCCTGTCGCGGTTCGAAGTGGGGGTGCGAATAAAAGTAATGGGAAGATTACTTTGTTTGCTGGGGTTGATGAAGGTAGTATTGATGTTGAAGTTTGTCTTTCTTATGAGATTTTGGAGGCTTTGGGAAATGACAATGAGTTTGTGGTTCCAATTTCTGAGTAA
- the LOC123923964 gene encoding PI-PLC X domain-containing protein At5g67130-like isoform X2 — MFSHYRSKCREVTTTMFFFLPLISSLFFTSSTACSNGNCQVLEACSAATDCGSGLFCGNCPASGLNQPICTRGQPILPTSTVSGLPFNKYSWIVTHNAFSIVDSPPLPGVQRLTFYNQEDSVTNQLRNGVRGLMLDMYDFENDIWLCHSFQGKCFNFTAFQLAINTLKEVEAFLTQNPTEIVTIIIEDYVHTPKGLTNLFTRAGLDKYWFPVSKMPKKGDDWPTVTEMVQANHRLIVFTSDASKEAAEGIAYQWKHMVENESGDPGVQKGSCPHRKESKALNSKSSSLFLMNYFPTYPVQADSCKEHSAPLAEMVNTCYKAAGNVVPNFIAVNFYMRSDGGGVFDIVDKMNGHSVCGCSTIAACQAGASFGSCKNISVPSTSPVSSTGGSGSFTGSVQFSKSASPIHYPNSALVLFYIMLIAVSLKL; from the exons ATGTTTTCACATTACCGTTCAAAATGCAGAGAAGTTACCACCACCATGTTCTTCTTTTTACCACTCATCTCTTCCCTTTTCTTCACCTCTTCCACCGCTTGCTCTAACGGCAATTGTCAG GTTTTGGAAGCATGTTCTGCTGCTACGGATTGTGGGTCGGGTCTTTTTTGTGGTAATTGTCCTGCTTCGGGTTTGAACCAACCCATCTGCACTAGAGGGCAGCCTATACTTCCTACATCCACT GTGAGTGGATTGCCCTTTAACAAGTATTCATGGATAGTGACTCATAATGCCTTCAGCATTGTGGATTCGCCGCCTTTGCCTGGTGTTCAGAGACTAACGTTTTATAATCAAGAAGACAGTGTAACTAATCAGTTGAGG AATGGAGTGCGAGGACTAATGCTGGATATGTATGACTTTGAAAATGATATCTGGCTCTGTCATTCGTTTCAAGGGAAATGCTTTAACTTCACTGCCTTT CAACTTGCAATCAATACATTGAAAGAAGTGGAAGCATTCTTGACACAAAATCCAACCGAGATTGTTACCATCATAATTGAAGATTATGTGCATACTCCAAAGGGGTTGACTAATCTGTTCACACGTGCTGGACTCGATAAATATTGGTTTCCCGTGTCCAAGATGCCAAAAAAGGGTGATGATTGGCCCACTGTAACCGAGATGGTTCAAGCGAATCACCGACTTATTGTTTTCACTTCTGATGCTTCAAAGGAAGCTGCAGAAGGAATTGCTTATCAATGGAAGCACATGGTTGAAAATGAGT CTGGAGACCCTGGAGTTCAAAAAGGTTCTTGTCCACATAGGAAAGAATCAAAGGCATTAAATTCTAAAAGTTCATCGCTTTTCTTGATGAATTACTTTCCAACATATCCAGTTCAAGCTGACTCGTGCAAAGAGCATTCTGCTCCACTTGCTGAGATGGTGAATACATGTTATAAAGCTGCAGGAAATGTGGTGCCTAACTTCATAGCTGTTAACTTTTACATG AGGAGTGATGGAGGTGGTGTTTTTGATATCGTGGATAAAATGAACGGCCACTCAGTGTGTGGATGTAGTACAATTGCTGCTTGCCAG GCAGGTGCATCTTTTGGTTCTTGCAAGAATATTTCTGTACCTAGTACCAGTCCGGTGAGTAGCACTGGTGGTAGTGGAAGCTTTACTGGATCTGTTCAGTTCTCTAAATCTGCTTCGCCCATCCATTATCCGAATTCCGCACTTGTCTTGTTTTACATCATGCTTATTGCAGTCTCGTTGAAACTGTGA
- the LOC123924307 gene encoding caffeoyl-CoA O-methyltransferase 5-like produces the protein MAGNNEEKQQNKPIGLIDLSHKTLLQSDALYQYILETSVFPREHPCLKELREMTNKHPRNLMATPADEGQLISMLIKLINAKNTMEIGVYTGYSLLSTALALPSDGKVLALDVNREYYELGLPIIEKAGVAHKIDFREGNALPLLDQLLQDENNKGTFDFIFVDADKNNYLNYHKRVIDLVKVGGLIGYDNTLWSGSVAAPPDTPMLNFVRELRDYVIELNKYLAQDSRIEICQLPVGDGITLCRRIN, from the exons ATGGCTGGCAATAATGAAGAGAAACAGCAAAACAAACCCATTGGACTCATTGATCTCTCTCACAAGACTCTCCTTCAGAGTGATGCACTATATCAG TATATACTTGAAACCAGTGTGTTTCCAAGAGAGCATCCATGTTTGAAGGAGCTCCGTGAGATGACAAATAAACACCCTCG GAACCTTATGGCTACACCTGCTGATGAAGGACAACTTATAAGCATGTTGATTAAGCTTATAAATGCAAAGAATACGATGGAAATTGGTGTGTACACCGGTTACTCTCTGTTATCTACTGCTCTTGCTCTTCCCTCTGATGGAAAG GTATTGGCTTTGGATGTGAATCGTGAATACTATGAGCTGGGATTGCCCATAATTGAAAAAGCTGGGGTGGCTCACAAGATTGACTTTAGAGAAGGAAATGCTCTCCCTCTTCTTGACCAACTTCTTCAAGAT gaaaataACAAGGGAACATTTGACTTTATTTTCGTGGATGCTGATAAGAATAACTACTTAAACTATCACAAGAGGGTTATTGATCTTGTAAAAGTTGGGGGATTAATTGGATACGATAACACTTTATGGAGTGGATCTGTAGCGGCTCCACCTGATACACCTATGTTGAATTTCGTTAGGGAGTTGCGTGATTATGTGATTGAACTCAACAAGTATCTAGCTCAAGATTCAAGGATCGAGATTTGTCAACTCCCGGTGGGTGATGGGATTACCCTATGTCGCCGCATCAATTGA